Below is a genomic region from Anoplolepis gracilipes chromosome 1, ASM4749672v1, whole genome shotgun sequence.
GagtagaaacaaaatttttttgtgtataatattgttaaatattcttttcttgttattaagaatataaagtataaaaatttattaataacatatttgagaaaagaaaaatagcttaaaaaaaataaagaaactttatattactattttaatcaataaaaatgtgGTTTgactcaaatatatttaaatttaataaagaactTTTTATGGACATCCAGTGTATGAGAAAATTAGACCTCGTTTTTACAGAGTAGGccattataatatctataaattgtTGTAAGCTAACAGCCAAGGCCAAATGTTATACTTATTACACATAttcaacataatatattaatgttaaaaaaattatttaaaataatatcaatatcatatataaaatattttattataaaattcatatatgaatatcatatatgaaattttattataaaatttatatatttaaatgtcagagtttaatccaatttatatatttaaatgtcagtttttttttaattaatacaatgattattttctactttatatctctaaatattcaacttttacaatttatattaacactATAAAGTTTCTCTCTAACGTTATATTCActttttcttctatatattttcaacttgTGACTCTTGTAAAACTTTATAgcattaattgtaaaagttgAACAATTACTGgttaaatatatactgaaaaataattatttataaataattattattaatcataaattgaGAAATGTCATGTATTTCCTCTTGTAAGTACTAAACAGatagtgttttaattattgcagTGTGTGGCTCAAATTTGCTTCTAATTTATAATGCATCTAGTTTATACAAGGCactaaatatatctttagtatcaacatttacaaatgtaaaaattgtgtCTCCAAATACATTGGATGTCCGAAAGCAATTGAGAGGAAAATGTttgaatgatatttataagtactaaaattttttttatgataagtTTCTTCTTTCATAGATGCTgctataatttttgcatactaTAGTACTAAAATTCACACAGTCTTTCATAcatcatacatacatacaagacTACTATCCATACAGAGATGTTGTTTCAACAATCATCCTTAAAATCTCTAACTCTCTTGTGATCTATGTATAATcgattgttttaatatatatggtGATTCAAAAGTAGGTGGGCAAACTTTGACAACATATTGGGTTTCTAAAATTTGACCATCTGTTTCAAAATTaccctatatatgtataataataaaatatctatacatatatttttaaagttagaATTGTACCCAACTTGCATTGGCCACTGTAGGTGTGGATGTTGATGCTGGTTGAGAAGCACTAGCAAACTCACCCCACTCAGAACTTGTAACATCTTGGTTCTGACTCTGTTGTGGCTTGTGCGCCGGTGAAGAAGTAGGAGTCTTTGCTGGTGGTGGAGCAATCTTGACTCCACCTGGAGGAGGTGGCAAACCTGTGACTGCACCAGTACGTTGTTTGGATTTGGATGAAACTTCGCTGCCATCTTTTTTCTAAGTAacaaatatgtagaaaaataattttaaaatgtcccaaaaataatttgtcaaaataataaacatttaaaaccaaaaaagtttgaaaattgtacattaatccatacactacataagtctaaaaagaataatagaaaaccataaatattttttaattattagaagcTAGCAGAAATAACATATGTtaatctttgatatatttgaGTATCtgacttgaaatattttcttcacatataaatataaaaaactaaatttttattttatcaaaacttttaatttttaataaaaaacatatttgtaaaaaattattgaaaaaggaAACAACTACATAATAAACACATTCTTACAGTGATCTTCATGTTGATCTTGATAGTTTCACCTTCCTTGAATCTGAGATCCAATTCCTGTTTTggcttctctttctctttttcaatctGCTCTCGATTCTTTAACCACTTGAAATGATCTTGAAGAGCAACATTCAAATCAAAACTATCAGATCTATCTAAGAAGCCAACACCTATAAAAGCTGACCGTCCGTTATCATCTTGAATTCTCAGGACAAAGTATCGGGAAGAGTCGGTAACTGGTTCTACCGCTATTCCAGGATACTGCTCGATAGGACACTTGGCGAATAATTCACCCGTAATCTTGTCTTCCAGCTTTATCGTTATGTTATCTCCCTGTGACACTAATCGCATGCGACCAGTCCACGAAGGTTCCTGCAGGTTCCAATCAGCCGCCCTGCGATGAAATGACAGATGAAGCTGCGTAAGCTTTCATACTGTTcggtaaataaaaacaatttacttaatttaatttaatttactttactaGACTCATTCGCGAGCAATAGGACAGTTAGTGTTGTTACAATCGAAAACATATACAGATCCATTGCTTCTGACATATTGAACAGTTACGAAATGTCGTTCACATTTAAAACGTGTTTTTCGTTTACCGATAACCCCTGTTGGTTGACCTTGGCGGAATTTTGAAGACAAAAATCTCGGATTTCACCAGAAGAACGCTTTCGTATGTTTCCATCGCGCTTGCCAATAAGAATTCTTACGGGGAAACAAGCGCAAGAGAACAATCACAATCACACCACACGAAAGACTACTGAAAACTCAACCGCTATTTAAAAGCAGTTCGTCGAGTCTTCTTGACAAATGTCCGTCGTGATCCGCCGTGAATTGATAAGTTTTATCTCGAGTCACGCCTTCTATCCCTCTCCATCATATTTCCTGCTCTTCTATCGCCCACGAATTATCCATAgattaaaaatcgataaaagaaACGGAccaaattttttccaatttatctCGCGATGAAAAACTCATCAattcaagaaattaaattttgtttgaaaatattaacgtAAAATTGTGAAATGATAGATTAGAGGGGAAGAGGAAGATGgaagttaaaattattgatttaggattcagcaaattaatattattcagagATTCGCAAATAGAGGCggtaaaaatttctatagtTCTTATAGACATTTAGAACTAAATGCGACTGTttgtaatctttattttatattttattacgtcataaatattagataaacaCAATTTGACAGGAGTGACGGACAAATTTCAACGtcatataattacattcaGAAATGAACTCTCATTGAATGGACTATAAATGTAGGCTGCGATCAAAACTATGCTTCGAATGCTTCGAAAtgtcattctatctttattcTCATGAAATAtagaacaaagatagaatgcgATAAGATCTGTTTAGAAATACATTCATAGTGCAGTCTTGACAGGTATAGAGTTTACTACTGTGTTATGTCACTGAGTATGTCACTTCTGATTGGTCAACCAAATGCGACTAGATTTTTGAATGCCCATAATTCCTTCTCCAtctatattgtttaaattttattttacgtaagatttaaaaaaaagccaaTTTCTCAGGATATGAGAGGGAGAGATAAGCGGATTTAATTATACggttatcaattttaattatgatataaacgATATGAGACCTTAATacatatcttacaattaattatttctaaaattgaaaatatatttatcggaaatatatatatatatatatatatatatatatcgatagttttaatctttataaatcttatatacgTTACATAACATAAAAGTACACAGGACAAAGGTTAGACCTTTG
It encodes:
- the LOC140669150 gene encoding NECAP-like protein CG9132 isoform X2, whose translation is MSLVKAADWNLQEPSWTGRMRLVSQGDNITIKLEDKITGELFAKCPIEQYPGIAVEPVTDSSRYFVLRIQDDNGRSAFIGVGFLDRSDSFDLNVALQDHFKWLKNREQIEKEKEKPKQELDLRFKEGETIKINMKITKKDGSEVSSKSKQRTGAVTGLPPPPGGVKIAPPPAKTPTSSPAHKPQQSQNQDVTSSEWGEFASASQPASTSTPTVANASWVQF
- the LOC140669150 gene encoding NECAP-like protein CG9132 isoform X1, with protein sequence METYESVLLVKSEIFVFKIPPRSTNRGYRAADWNLQEPSWTGRMRLVSQGDNITIKLEDKITGELFAKCPIEQYPGIAVEPVTDSSRYFVLRIQDDNGRSAFIGVGFLDRSDSFDLNVALQDHFKWLKNREQIEKEKEKPKQELDLRFKEGETIKINMKITKKDGSEVSSKSKQRTGAVTGLPPPPGGVKIAPPPAKTPTSSPAHKPQQSQNQDVTSSEWGEFASASQPASTSTPTVANASWVQF